Proteins from a single region of Streptomyces vinaceus:
- a CDS encoding DUF742 domain-containing protein: MPLYVISGGPGSSAKAFDLVTLITSRSAPEPAMQPEQAAILAMCQYPLSVAEISAYLTLPFSVLTALLSQLVEDGRVEAIAPVPVSAVPELGLLEAVIHGLRNL; this comes from the coding sequence GTGCCGCTTTATGTCATCTCCGGTGGTCCCGGTTCCTCGGCCAAGGCCTTCGACCTGGTCACCCTCATCACATCGAGGTCCGCACCCGAACCCGCGATGCAGCCCGAGCAGGCGGCGATCCTCGCCATGTGCCAGTACCCGCTGTCGGTGGCCGAGATATCCGCGTATCTCACCCTGCCGTTCAGCGTGCTCACGGCGCTGCTCTCGCAGCTCGTCGAGGACGGGAGGGTCGAGGCGATCGCCCCGGTTCCCGTCTCCGCGGTCCCCGAACTCGGCCTTCTGGAGGCGGTGATCCATGGACTACGCAATCTCTGA
- a CDS encoding cytochrome P450 — protein sequence MTVPPADRTTTEPGLVPPPGCPAHAGHSATGPGGATRLHGVAAETDPMGLYEKLRAEHGPVAPVLLEGDVRAWLVLGYLENRDVATRSTQFSRDPRTWHGWRSGEIDPETSPLVPMIGWRPDCVCADGEEHQRLRGAVTAGLNQFDQRGIRRHITRFAHQLIDEFCENGRTELVGEFAEPLPMLVLTRLLGMADEDAPKLVHAARDLFKATETSLASNAYVLETLKELVAAKRVRPGQDIASVLMSHPAGLSDEEVQHHLRLILLAGYETTANLMANVLRMSVTDPRFRGSLAGGQMTLPEAVEQVLWDEPPLMVCPGRWATGDTTLGGKEIKAGDMLLLGLAAGNVDQAVRQDPSTRVHHNRAHLSFSAGAHECPGQDIGRVIADTGIDILLTRLPDISLAVPASDLTWRSSTWARHLTALPVKFAARPRESRELLTAPLPAPPPPAVGVPVAPRMPDSVPRLSWRARLRRFLGM from the coding sequence ATGACCGTCCCGCCCGCCGACCGCACCACGACCGAACCGGGGCTCGTCCCGCCCCCGGGCTGCCCGGCCCACGCCGGTCACTCCGCCACGGGACCAGGGGGAGCGACCCGGCTCCACGGCGTCGCCGCCGAGACCGACCCCATGGGCCTGTACGAGAAGCTGAGAGCCGAACACGGGCCGGTGGCGCCCGTCCTGCTCGAAGGGGACGTACGCGCCTGGCTCGTCCTGGGGTACCTCGAAAACCGCGACGTCGCCACCCGCTCCACCCAGTTCTCCCGTGACCCCCGCACCTGGCACGGCTGGAGGAGCGGCGAGATCGACCCCGAGACCTCGCCGCTCGTGCCGATGATCGGCTGGCGTCCCGACTGCGTGTGCGCGGACGGCGAGGAGCACCAGCGCCTGCGGGGGGCCGTCACCGCCGGACTCAACCAGTTCGACCAGCGGGGGATCCGCCGTCACATCACCCGCTTCGCACACCAGTTGATCGACGAGTTCTGTGAGAACGGCAGGACGGAGCTGGTGGGCGAGTTCGCCGAGCCCCTGCCGATGCTCGTCCTCACCCGCCTGCTCGGCATGGCGGACGAGGACGCGCCCAAGCTGGTCCACGCCGCCCGGGACCTCTTCAAGGCGACCGAGACCTCGCTCGCGAGCAACGCCTACGTGCTGGAGACCCTGAAGGAGCTCGTCGCCGCCAAGCGGGTGCGGCCCGGGCAGGACATCGCCTCCGTACTCATGTCCCACCCGGCCGGTCTCAGCGACGAGGAGGTGCAGCACCACTTGCGCCTCATCCTGCTCGCCGGCTACGAGACCACCGCCAACCTCATGGCCAACGTGCTGCGGATGTCGGTCACCGACCCGCGGTTCCGCGGGTCGCTGGCCGGCGGCCAGATGACCCTGCCGGAGGCGGTGGAGCAAGTGCTGTGGGACGAGCCCCCGTTGATGGTGTGCCCGGGCCGCTGGGCCACCGGCGACACCACGCTCGGCGGGAAGGAGATCAAGGCGGGGGACATGCTGCTGCTCGGCCTCGCCGCCGGCAACGTCGACCAGGCGGTCCGCCAGGACCCCTCGACCCGGGTGCACCACAACCGCGCGCACCTGTCCTTCAGCGCAGGCGCCCACGAATGCCCGGGCCAGGACATCGGCCGGGTCATCGCCGACACCGGCATCGACATCCTGCTCACGCGGCTGCCCGACATCAGCCTGGCCGTCCCGGCGTCCGATCTCACCTGGCGTTCCTCCACCTGGGCCCGCCATCTGACGGCGCTCCCGGTGAAGTTCGCCGCCCGCCCCCGGGAATCCCGTGAGCTGCTGACCGCGCCGCTCCCGGCGCCGCCGCCGCCGGCCGTGGGCGTGCCCGTGGCGCCGCGCATGCCTGATTCCGTGCCCCGTCTGTCGTGGCGGGCGCGGCTGAGGCGCTTCCTGGGCATGTGA
- a CDS encoding NAD(P)-dependent alcohol dehydrogenase, giving the protein MTTVAAYAAPAAKAPLERTTVDRRAVGENDVLIDIAFVGICHSDIHQVREGWGKAIFPMVPGHEIAGVVAETGSGVTKYAVGDRVGIGCMVDSCRVCVNCRAGLEQYCTDGPVWTYSAVGKDGLPTYGGYSQKVVVDENYVVRVPEALPLDAAAPLLCAGITTYSPLRHWNAGPGTSVAVVGLGGLGHMGVKIAHALGAEVTVLSQSLRKKDDGMRLGADRYHATSDPATFTDLAGSLDLILNTVSAPLDFGAYFSLLRTDGAMVNLGLPEETVAIELQSLFGNRRSMSSSGIGGIAETQEMLDFCAEHGVAAEIELIRADQINEAYERVLASDVRYRFVIDTATI; this is encoded by the coding sequence ATGACCACCGTTGCCGCTTATGCCGCACCCGCCGCCAAGGCCCCGCTGGAGCGCACGACCGTCGATCGCCGCGCCGTCGGCGAGAACGACGTACTGATCGACATCGCCTTCGTCGGCATCTGCCACTCCGACATCCACCAGGTCCGCGAGGGCTGGGGCAAGGCGATCTTCCCGATGGTGCCCGGGCACGAGATCGCGGGCGTCGTGGCCGAAACCGGTTCCGGCGTGACGAAGTACGCGGTCGGTGACCGGGTCGGCATCGGCTGCATGGTCGACTCCTGCCGCGTGTGCGTGAACTGCCGGGCAGGTCTGGAGCAGTACTGCACCGACGGGCCGGTCTGGACGTACAGCGCCGTCGGCAAGGACGGCCTCCCCACGTACGGCGGTTACTCGCAGAAGGTCGTCGTCGACGAGAACTACGTGGTCCGCGTCCCCGAGGCGCTGCCGCTGGACGCCGCCGCCCCGCTGCTCTGCGCGGGCATCACCACCTACTCGCCGCTGCGGCACTGGAACGCCGGCCCCGGCACGTCGGTAGCCGTCGTCGGCCTCGGCGGCCTCGGCCACATGGGCGTGAAGATCGCCCACGCCCTGGGTGCCGAGGTCACCGTGCTCTCCCAGAGCCTGCGCAAGAAGGACGACGGCATGCGGCTGGGCGCCGACCGCTACCACGCCACCAGCGATCCGGCCACGTTCACGGACCTCGCCGGAAGCCTCGACCTCATCCTCAACACCGTCTCCGCGCCGCTCGACTTCGGAGCGTACTTCTCGCTGCTGCGCACGGACGGGGCCATGGTCAACCTCGGCCTCCCGGAGGAGACGGTGGCGATCGAACTCCAGTCGCTGTTCGGCAACCGGCGCAGCATGAGCAGTTCGGGCATCGGCGGCATCGCCGAGACCCAGGAGATGCTGGACTTCTGCGCCGAGCACGGGGTGGCGGCGGAGATCGAACTGATCCGGGCGGACCAGATCAACGAGGCCTACGAGCGGGTCCTCGCCAGCGACGTCCGCTACCGCTTCGTCATCGACACCGCCACCATCTGA
- a CDS encoding sensor histidine kinase: MVRTGSTPGGLPRAWAPAWLIPPGLLAGACGIALIFVPAHIRLPVAWCGLVAVVLTAVTSAETARRAHAAEQSRHARVTADVQQYYAHREAALFGRLSDQRATVVWLAEELLPAAVARMQKGDPATEILQAVRFGEHLDGEFAEALRAALRTLLEAVEAEEQTRDSSQRALVAIARRVQAIVHQLAKDLRDMQILHGTDIVVSHGLQAIDHRNALIGRLAASVAVLGDARPGRQWSKAIPLYDVLRGAMSRIVDYPRVKLQSVTEVAVIGPGAEPLIHLLAELLDNATTFSPPHTPVEVSASEVPSGIAIEIEDRGVGLTEEVRRRIDRVMAQGGSTLDLADLGEATQLGLPVVSRLARENGLEVDLRLSAYGGVRAVVLVPRRLITTVEQQPQKVQPFVPRRTGAPLGPRPTVAPRPAAVREPAEVKQTTNGLPQRRRESPVPTPVVRTAPQSPVVPTVSPGRAGAARQPGLMWEAFNGEKRSGTGPSVQPESSDEDE; encoded by the coding sequence ATGGTTCGTACCGGTTCAACCCCTGGAGGCCTGCCACGCGCATGGGCTCCGGCGTGGCTCATCCCGCCCGGCCTGCTGGCCGGGGCCTGCGGCATAGCGCTGATCTTCGTCCCCGCGCACATACGCCTACCGGTTGCCTGGTGCGGTCTCGTCGCGGTCGTCCTGACGGCCGTCACCTCGGCCGAGACGGCGCGCCGGGCGCACGCGGCGGAACAGTCCCGGCACGCGCGGGTGACCGCCGACGTACAGCAGTACTACGCGCACCGTGAAGCGGCGCTGTTCGGGCGGCTGTCCGATCAGCGGGCCACCGTGGTGTGGCTCGCCGAGGAGCTGCTCCCCGCCGCCGTCGCCCGTATGCAGAAGGGCGACCCCGCCACGGAGATCCTGCAGGCCGTCAGGTTCGGGGAACACCTCGACGGCGAATTCGCCGAAGCCCTCCGGGCCGCGCTCCGCACGCTCCTGGAAGCGGTGGAGGCCGAGGAGCAGACGCGCGACTCCTCCCAGCGGGCCCTGGTGGCGATCGCGCGCCGGGTCCAGGCGATCGTGCACCAGCTCGCCAAGGACCTGCGTGACATGCAGATCCTGCACGGTACGGACATCGTCGTCTCGCACGGCCTGCAGGCCATCGACCACCGCAACGCCCTCATCGGGCGCCTCGCGGCCAGCGTCGCCGTCCTGGGCGACGCCCGGCCCGGCCGCCAGTGGTCGAAGGCGATCCCGCTCTATGACGTCCTGCGGGGCGCCATGTCACGCATCGTGGACTATCCGCGCGTGAAGCTCCAATCGGTGACGGAGGTCGCCGTCATCGGCCCGGGGGCCGAGCCCCTGATCCACCTGCTCGCCGAACTGCTCGACAACGCCACGACCTTCTCCCCGCCGCACACGCCGGTCGAGGTGAGCGCCAGCGAGGTGCCGTCCGGCATCGCGATCGAGATCGAGGACCGCGGGGTCGGGCTCACCGAAGAGGTCCGCCGGCGCATCGACCGCGTGATGGCCCAGGGGGGATCCACCCTGGACCTGGCCGACCTCGGTGAGGCGACCCAGCTCGGCCTGCCCGTCGTCAGCAGGCTGGCCCGCGAGAACGGCCTCGAAGTCGATCTGCGTCTGTCCGCCTACGGAGGAGTACGGGCCGTCGTGCTCGTACCGCGACGCCTGATCACCACCGTCGAGCAACAGCCCCAGAAGGTCCAGCCGTTCGTGCCGAGGCGCACGGGCGCTCCCCTCGGTCCGAGGCCGACGGTGGCCCCGAGGCCGGCGGCCGTACGGGAGCCCGCCGAGGTCAAGCAGACCACGAACGGACTGCCCCAGCGCCGCCGGGAGTCGCCCGTCCCGACGCCGGTCGTCCGCACGGCCCCCCAGTCCCCCGTTGTCCCGACCGTCTCCCCCGGAAGGGCCGGCGCGGCCCGGCAGCCGGGCCTGATGTGGGAGGCGTTCAACGGTGAGAAGAGATCGGGTACCGGCCCTTCCGTCCAGCCCGAGTCATCAGATGAGGATGAGTAA
- a CDS encoding roadblock/LC7 domain-containing protein, which yields MDWMLKELASSVPYVRHVVALSSDGLCIGQANTETDTADAIAAACSGMQSLARAIAQKFPHGDGSTRMVGIEVDGGYFSLMAAGPGAYLAVLADEEVDAGLLGDRMRTLVFRIGQHLTSPPRDDVGQAM from the coding sequence ATGGACTGGATGCTCAAGGAACTGGCGTCCAGCGTCCCTTACGTGCGACACGTCGTCGCGCTCTCGTCGGACGGTCTGTGCATCGGTCAAGCGAACACGGAGACCGACACCGCCGACGCGATCGCCGCAGCCTGCTCGGGGATGCAGAGCCTGGCGAGGGCCATCGCGCAGAAGTTCCCGCACGGCGACGGTTCGACGCGCATGGTCGGGATCGAGGTCGACGGGGGGTACTTCTCCCTGATGGCGGCCGGCCCCGGGGCCTACCTCGCGGTACTGGCCGATGAGGAGGTGGACGCGGGGCTGCTCGGCGACCGCATGCGCACGCTCGTGTTCCGCATCGGCCAGCACCTGACCAGCCCCCCTCGTGATGACGTCGGGCAGGCGATGTGA
- a CDS encoding EF-hand domain-containing protein translates to MSVLDIKLERAFDVFDSDRDGRLQKSDVIGLSDRLAESRGYAPDAVDALRNSLADLWDTVFHQMDKNDDGAVDRQEFRAAFRARIVTDQNRIWERIRNMSNAWTELGDRDGDGMLSREEYTDLLHGMFRLPRETFDEAFNQLDLDGDGQLSRDEISSAMKEYYTSENYAARGNQFFGRL, encoded by the coding sequence GTGAGCGTTCTGGACATCAAGCTGGAGCGGGCGTTCGACGTCTTCGACTCGGACCGCGACGGGCGGCTCCAGAAGTCGGACGTCATCGGTCTCTCGGACAGGCTCGCCGAGTCGCGCGGTTACGCCCCGGACGCCGTGGACGCGCTCCGGAACTCGCTCGCGGACCTGTGGGACACGGTCTTCCACCAGATGGACAAGAACGACGACGGAGCGGTCGACCGGCAGGAGTTCAGGGCGGCGTTCCGGGCGCGGATCGTCACGGACCAGAACCGCATCTGGGAGCGGATCAGGAACATGAGCAACGCCTGGACGGAGCTCGGTGACCGCGACGGCGACGGCATGCTCAGCCGCGAGGAGTACACCGACCTGCTCCACGGCATGTTCCGCCTGCCGCGGGAGACCTTCGACGAGGCGTTCAACCAGCTGGACCTCGACGGCGACGGGCAGTTGAGCCGCGACGAGATCAGCTCCGCCATGAAGGAGTACTACACGAGCGAGAACTACGCGGCGCGCGGGAACCAGTTCTTCGGCCGCCTCTGA
- a CDS encoding MFS transporter codes for MSDATPARAPGGLRRVIAPLALAQFICSFAGSNMNVMINDISEDLDTTVQGVQVAITIFLLVMAALMIPGGKLTDRYGRKRCLLAGLVVYGVGALLSAVAPGLGVLILGNSILEGVGTALLIPPVYILTTLLFTDTASRARAFGTIMALGGIGAAAGPLIGGLITSALSWRAAFVFQALVIVVIVFLSRRIEDPLPPDPSRPFDTVGTLLSAAGLILVVTGILAADDNLWLMLALLVLGALFLTGFFAWVRARERAGKEALLSTSLFRSRTSNLGLVTQNAQWLLLMGVSFTVASYLQVVRGYDAIQTGVIFTAATLGILVSSLAAERLAKRRAQRTLIITGFVTTIAGIVVLVLVVGGSPSPWAFAPGLLLIGLGLGVMLTPSVNIVQSSFTEDQQGEISGLSRSVSNLGSSLGTAVAGTILVAGLTSHAYAAAMITLAAVGLIGLTAAALLPRHPPQAPAPGLGGV; via the coding sequence GTGAGTGACGCGACCCCCGCGCGGGCGCCCGGCGGTCTGCGCCGGGTCATCGCGCCGCTGGCCCTCGCCCAGTTCATCTGCAGCTTCGCCGGCTCCAACATGAACGTGATGATCAATGACATCAGCGAGGACCTCGACACCACGGTGCAGGGCGTTCAGGTCGCGATCACCATCTTCCTGCTGGTGATGGCCGCGCTGATGATCCCCGGCGGCAAGCTGACCGACCGCTACGGCCGCAAGCGGTGCCTGCTCGCCGGCCTCGTCGTGTACGGCGTCGGCGCGCTGCTGAGCGCCGTGGCCCCGGGCCTGGGCGTTCTCATCCTCGGCAACTCGATCCTCGAAGGCGTCGGCACCGCCCTGCTCATCCCGCCCGTCTACATCCTCACGACGCTGCTCTTCACCGACACGGCCTCACGCGCCCGCGCGTTCGGGACGATCATGGCGCTCGGAGGAATCGGAGCCGCGGCCGGCCCGCTGATCGGCGGGCTCATCACCTCGGCCCTCAGCTGGCGCGCCGCGTTCGTCTTCCAGGCCCTGGTCATCGTCGTGATCGTCTTCCTCAGCCGGCGCATCGAGGACCCCCTGCCGCCCGACCCGAGCCGCCCCTTCGACACCGTGGGCACCCTGCTGTCCGCCGCCGGGCTCATCCTCGTCGTCACCGGCATCCTCGCCGCCGACGACAACCTCTGGCTCATGCTGGCCCTGCTCGTCCTCGGTGCGCTCTTCCTGACCGGCTTCTTCGCATGGGTCCGCGCCAGGGAACGGGCCGGCAAGGAGGCGCTGCTGTCCACCAGCCTGTTCCGCAGCCGCACCTCCAACCTCGGGCTCGTGACCCAGAACGCCCAGTGGCTGCTCCTGATGGGAGTGTCCTTCACCGTCGCCTCCTACCTCCAGGTCGTCCGCGGGTACGACGCGATCCAGACCGGCGTGATCTTCACCGCGGCCACCCTCGGAATCCTCGTCTCCTCCCTCGCGGCCGAACGCCTCGCCAAGCGCCGAGCCCAACGCACCCTCATCATCACGGGGTTCGTCACCACCATCGCCGGCATCGTCGTGCTCGTGCTCGTGGTCGGCGGCTCGCCCAGCCCCTGGGCGTTCGCACCGGGACTGCTCCTCATCGGCCTCGGCCTCGGCGTCATGCTGACCCCCTCCGTCAACATCGTCCAGTCCAGCTTCACCGAGGACCAGCAGGGCGAGATCTCCGGCCTCTCCCGCAGCGTCTCCAACCTCGGCTCCTCCCTGGGCACCGCGGTCGCCGGCACCATCCTCGTCGCCGGCCTCACCAGCCACGCCTACGCCGCCGCCATGATCACCTTGGCGGCGGTGGGGCTCATCGGCCTCACCGCCGCCGCACTCCTTCCCCGCCACCCGCCGCAGGCCCCCGCCCCCGGCCTGGGTGGGGTCTGA
- a CDS encoding GTP-binding protein, protein MDYAISDVPAVGPRGTDMLLPYGARGVKVVIVGGFGVGKTTMVGAVSEISPLTTEETMTQAGVGIDQNPGAAGKNTTTVAMDFGRISINEELILYLFGTPGQERFWFLWNGIFEGALGAVVLVDTRRIEVCFEIITRLEDRRVPFVVAVNSFPEAPQHPLDVLRTALDLNESVPIVTCDARDRSSCRDALLSLMGYLCTLAAAQESV, encoded by the coding sequence ATGGACTACGCAATCTCTGACGTACCCGCCGTCGGCCCCCGCGGCACCGACATGCTGCTGCCGTACGGCGCCAGGGGGGTCAAGGTGGTGATCGTCGGCGGCTTCGGGGTCGGCAAGACGACGATGGTCGGGGCGGTGAGCGAGATCTCGCCCCTGACGACCGAAGAGACCATGACGCAGGCCGGCGTCGGCATCGACCAGAACCCCGGTGCCGCGGGCAAGAACACCACCACCGTCGCCATGGACTTCGGCCGCATCAGCATCAACGAGGAGCTGATCCTCTACCTCTTCGGAACGCCGGGCCAGGAGCGCTTCTGGTTCCTGTGGAACGGCATCTTCGAAGGCGCGCTCGGTGCCGTGGTCCTCGTCGACACCCGCAGGATCGAAGTCTGCTTCGAGATCATCACCCGCCTGGAGGACCGCCGCGTCCCCTTCGTCGTGGCCGTCAACTCCTTCCCCGAGGCCCCGCAGCATCCGCTGGACGTCCTGCGGACCGCTCTGGACCTCAACGAATCCGTGCCCATCGTCACCTGTGACGCGCGCGACCGGTCGTCCTGCCGTGACGCCCTGCTCTCGCTGATGGGCTACCTGTGCACCCTCGCCGCCGCCCAGGAGTCCGTATGA
- a CDS encoding cytochrome P450 family protein — MTEDPLRDPHFFADPYPTYERLRQDCPVRRIPTGSGGHPAYLITGHPEAREAFTDPRLSKDTARFFAGRPSNRDLHPAIARNMLASDPPAHTRHRRVATPLFTTGRVRELRPFITRVVDDLMAAWRPGSEVDLVADLAVPLPVTVVCELLGVPESDRAALAGWSRDLFDATDTERVDAASHRIGDHLTHLVDTARAAPGEGPLHSLVRDCDEGGLDRDETVSLAALLLIAGHETTTHFIGNAVLALLRHPEAFDRLRRDPDLVPGALDELLRFDSPVSVATFRHSTQDLRVGGVDIPAGFPVLIAPGAANRDPAAFPGPDRLDLDRDAGGHLSFGHGIHRCPGAPLARAEAEIALRALVTRFPDVRAAVPPDSLTWRRTRLTRGLAALPLAL, encoded by the coding sequence ATGACCGAGGACCCCCTGCGCGACCCGCACTTCTTCGCCGACCCCTACCCCACCTACGAACGGCTGCGCCAGGACTGCCCGGTGCGGCGGATCCCCACCGGCTCCGGCGGACACCCCGCGTACCTGATCACCGGCCATCCCGAGGCCCGCGAGGCGTTCACCGACCCGCGCCTGTCCAAGGACACGGCCCGGTTCTTCGCCGGCCGGCCCTCGAACCGCGACCTGCACCCGGCGATCGCCCGCAACATGCTGGCGAGCGACCCGCCGGCACACACCCGCCACCGGCGGGTGGCGACGCCCCTGTTCACCACCGGACGCGTCCGGGAGCTGCGCCCGTTCATCACCCGGGTCGTCGACGACCTCATGGCCGCGTGGCGACCGGGCTCGGAGGTCGACCTCGTGGCCGACCTGGCGGTACCCCTGCCGGTCACCGTCGTCTGCGAGCTGCTGGGGGTGCCGGAATCCGACCGCGCCGCGCTCGCCGGCTGGTCCCGCGACCTCTTCGACGCGACCGACACCGAGCGCGTCGACGCCGCCTCGCACCGGATCGGCGACCACCTGACCCACCTCGTCGACACGGCACGTGCCGCCCCCGGCGAGGGCCCCTTGCACTCCCTCGTGCGCGACTGCGACGAGGGCGGTCTCGACCGCGACGAGACCGTCTCCCTGGCCGCCCTCCTCCTGATCGCCGGGCACGAGACCACCACCCACTTCATCGGCAACGCCGTCCTGGCCCTGCTCCGGCACCCGGAGGCCTTCGACCGCCTGCGCCGGGACCCGGACCTGGTCCCCGGCGCCCTGGACGAACTGCTGCGCTTCGACTCCCCCGTGAGCGTGGCCACCTTCCGCCACAGCACGCAGGACCTGCGCGTCGGCGGGGTCGACATCCCGGCGGGCTTCCCGGTGCTCATCGCCCCCGGGGCCGCGAACCGCGACCCGGCGGCGTTCCCCGGCCCGGACCGCCTCGACCTCGACCGCGACGCCGGCGGCCACCTCTCCTTCGGCCACGGCATCCACCGCTGCCCGGGGGCGCCCCTGGCCCGCGCCGAGGCGGAAATCGCCCTCCGCGCCCTGGTGACCCGCTTCCCGGACGTCCGCGCGGCCGTCCCCCCGGATTCCCTGACCTGGCGGCGGACCCGCCTCACCCGCGGCCTCGCCGCCCTCCCCCTGGCCCTGTGA
- a CDS encoding NAD(P)/FAD-dependent oxidoreductase, whose protein sequence is MVNAALPVIVLSDPDPLRRHETAGLVQGWYRTSFRVLQVGGPAEVVRALTALADRKVPVAAVLADEAPDPGAAYPGVRWLPLTAHSGAVPGSRTEGAPGGESPAERLRGALDDSLCTWSADCQGGLPTAEVRGSRFSPAAYAVRDFLGRSGVLFRWLPEEDVREAPVTVRLGDGTELVDPSISALAERLGLIRPAEQDHYDVAVIGGGPGGLSAAVYAAAEGMSVVVIEDDAPGGQAGTTSRIENYLGFPVGLTGGDLAQRALQQAQRARVEWQPTRVASRVTPTGTGAHAIDFVKAGTDESASVTAAAVVVATGVDWNRLTAPGVDRLLNSGVYYGSCLSDAPATVGEDVYMVGAGNSAGQAALYFARYARSVTLLVRGAGLGASMSNYLVQRIERTPGLKVLLGTEVTECLGESTLTGLKLRGPGGEERTVAAQCLYVLIGGRPSTAWLGGTLKLDDRGYVLTGSGGAAPDALPMETSLPGVFAVGDVRSGSVKRVGAAVGEGAAVAQSLVEYRRRHPERFQDARVSCGF, encoded by the coding sequence ATGGTCAATGCCGCACTGCCGGTGATCGTTCTCTCCGACCCCGACCCGCTCCGCCGGCACGAGACGGCGGGGCTGGTACAGGGCTGGTACCGGACCTCGTTCCGTGTGCTGCAGGTCGGAGGGCCGGCAGAAGTGGTCCGGGCGCTGACGGCGCTGGCCGACCGGAAGGTACCGGTCGCCGCCGTCCTCGCGGACGAGGCCCCCGACCCCGGTGCCGCGTATCCCGGCGTGCGCTGGCTGCCGCTGACCGCGCACTCCGGCGCCGTGCCCGGCTCCCGCACCGAAGGGGCACCGGGCGGCGAGAGCCCGGCCGAGCGCCTCCGGGGCGCGCTCGACGACTCCCTCTGCACGTGGAGCGCCGACTGCCAGGGCGGCCTGCCCACCGCCGAGGTGCGCGGCAGCCGCTTCTCCCCGGCGGCGTACGCGGTACGGGACTTCCTCGGGCGCAGCGGCGTCCTCTTCCGGTGGCTGCCCGAAGAGGACGTGCGCGAGGCCCCGGTGACCGTCCGGCTCGGCGACGGAACCGAGTTGGTGGATCCCTCGATCAGCGCGCTGGCCGAGCGGCTCGGGCTCATCAGGCCGGCCGAGCAGGACCACTACGACGTCGCGGTGATCGGCGGTGGTCCCGGCGGCCTGTCCGCGGCGGTGTACGCCGCCGCCGAGGGCATGAGCGTGGTGGTGATCGAGGACGACGCGCCCGGCGGGCAGGCGGGGACGACGTCGCGGATCGAGAACTACCTCGGGTTCCCCGTCGGGCTCACCGGCGGCGACCTGGCCCAGCGCGCCTTGCAGCAGGCGCAGCGGGCCCGTGTCGAGTGGCAGCCGACCCGGGTGGCCAGCAGGGTGACCCCGACCGGCACGGGCGCTCACGCCATCGATTTCGTCAAGGCCGGCACCGACGAGTCGGCCTCGGTGACCGCGGCCGCCGTGGTGGTGGCCACCGGCGTGGACTGGAACCGCCTGACGGCCCCCGGTGTCGACCGTCTCCTCAACTCCGGGGTGTACTACGGGTCGTGCCTGTCCGACGCGCCCGCGACCGTCGGAGAGGACGTGTACATGGTGGGGGCGGGCAACTCCGCCGGCCAGGCCGCCCTCTACTTCGCGCGGTACGCCCGGTCCGTCACCCTGCTCGTCCGCGGCGCCGGCCTCGGCGCTTCCATGTCGAACTACCTGGTACAGCGGATCGAGCGGACCCCGGGACTGAAGGTCCTGCTGGGCACCGAAGTGACCGAGTGCCTCGGCGAGTCGACGCTCACCGGACTCAAGCTGCGGGGCCCCGGGGGCGAGGAGCGCACCGTCGCCGCGCAGTGCCTGTACGTCCTGATCGGCGGCCGCCCGTCGACGGCGTGGCTCGGCGGCACGCTGAAGCTGGACGACCGCGGGTACGTGCTGACCGGCAGCGGCGGCGCCGCCCCGGACGCGCTGCCCATGGAGACCAGCCTGCCCGGCGTGTTCGCCGTGGGCGACGTACGCTCCGGTTCCGTCAAGCGGGTCGGCGCCGCGGTGGGCGAAGGTGCCGCGGTGGCCCAGTCGTTGGTCGAGTACCGGCGCCGGCACCCGGAGCGGTTCCAGGACGCACGCGTGTCCTGCGGCTTCTAG